From one Malus sylvestris chromosome 1, drMalSylv7.2, whole genome shotgun sequence genomic stretch:
- the LOC126605659 gene encoding cation/H(+) antiporter 15-like, whose translation MGLEINTLVIDIEQAIDNVSLVCQAPHGNIVSDGLWRHHNPLRSSTSLLLLQLSAITIVSQLINLCLKPMGQSTIVSQMFGGVIFGPSLLGHRKEIANTIFPIKGANVFETISTFGLMFFLFSIGVKMNADRMIRPERRVVAIALSMFFFTLALPLCLAMTMRKYVAMDETLKTALPTITAAQAVTGSPVIGCLLTELKLMNTDLGRLALSVTMFADVIGISMVGIAMAILGNKTKSALVPALEIITAAVFILSIIYVFRPTILWMLNRIEEGKSVKESYIITIFLFVLVCGFLSELVSQHYLLGPLVLGFVVPEGPPLGSALVMKLEIMATGLFYPSYLANSGLRTNIFRINPRSTWIMGFLVLFSALVKIGAVMLPAAYFDVPTHEAFVLGVILNAKGITELVMFNIWKQGKILTDQEFALSVFSVIVMTAIVTPLIRYLHDPSNKYAALKRSTIQHLKRGSELQILACIHNHDNVPTVINVLEVSNATEENPVAVIGLVLTELVGRTNPILVAHQPHDNLDNNTAMSSHIVKALRQYEQHNEGCVSLQAFTSISQYITMHEDVCRVALDNRVNLVILPFHKQWAVDGNIGAVNRALRSMNKNVLEMAPCSVGILIDRGLLAGSLSVLTSQYIFHVAVIFIGGADDAEALAYGARMARHPSVDLTVARLLLFGDENSKERKRDTDLVDDYRLANADNERFVVVEEVVRDGARLSAVIKSMVDCFDLILVGMHHQDSRLLSGLGEWSECPELGIIGDMLASSDFYCSVSVLVLQQQRIGGKPVSRNQPVDREPLIQDAPPEETVRGSWTITVNE comes from the exons ATGGGCTTGGAGATAAATACGTTGGTTATAGATATCGAACAGGCCATAGACAATGTGAGTTTGGTGTGCCAAGCTCCCCACGGCAACATTGTTTCCGATGGACTATGGCGCCATCACAACCCTCTCAGATCCTCTACGTCTCTTCTTCTGCTGCAGTTATCTGCCATCACCATTGTTTCCCAGTTGATCAATCTCTGCCTCAAACCCATGGGACAGTCCACCATCGTTTCTCAGATGTTT GGCGGTGTAATATTTGGGCCATCACTTCTGGGGCACAGAAAGGAAATTGCAAACACCATCTTCCCGATAAAAGGCGCTAATGTGTTTGAAACTATTTCAACATTCGGCCTCATGTTCTTCCTTTTTTCAATAGGAGTGAAGATGAATGCAGACAGAATGATAAGGCCCGAACGAAGAGTAGTTGCCATTGCACTTTCGATGTTCTTCTTCACCTTGGCACTCCCCTTATGCCTAGCCATGACAATGAGAAAATATGTCGCAATGGACGAGACCCTTAAGACGGCTCTCCCAACTATAACTGCAGCACAGGCTGTAACGGGTTCCCCTGTGATTGGTTGTTTACTAACCGAGCTCAAGCTAATGAACACAGACCTTGGCCGCCTGGCCCTCTCTGTAACAATGTTTGCCGATGTTATTGGCATCAGCATGGTTGGGATTGCCATGGCAATTTTGGGTAACAAGACAAAAAGTGCGTTAGTTCCAGCTTTGGAAATAATAACAGCAGCAGTTTTTATTCTTTCGATTATATATGTGTTCAGGCCAACAATTCTATGGATGCTAAACCGTATAGAGGAAGGGAAATCTGTCAAGGAGTCATATATCATTACCATTTTCCTGTTTGTTCTTGTGTGCGGATTTCTCAGTGAGCTCGTCAGCCAGCATTACCTGCTGGGACCTCTAGTGCTTGGCTTCGTCGTGCCTGAAGGACCGCCTTTGGGATCTGCATTGGTGATGAAGTTGGAAATTATGGCTACAGGATTGTTCTACCCAAGTTACCTTGCCAATAGCGGGCTGAGGACGAACATCTTCAGGATTAATCCTCGGTCTACATGGATTATGGGTTTTCTTGTTCTCTTTTCTGCCCTGGTGAAGATAGGAGCAGTAATGTTACCAGCGGCCTATTTTGATGTCCCTACGCATGAAGCTTTTGTGCTCGGCGTTATCCTTAATGCAAAAGGCATCACTGAGCTTGTTATGTTCAATATTTGGAAGCAAGGCAAG ATTCTGACTGATCAAGAATTCGCGCTGTCCGTGTTCTCAGTGATAGTGATGACAGCAATTGTAACACCTTTGATAAGGTATCTTCATGATCCATCGAACAAATACGCAGCACTTAAAAGAAGTACTATCCAGCATTTGAAGCGCGGGTCAGAGCTCCAAATCCTGGCCTGTATCCACAATCACGACAATGTTCCCACTGTCATAAACGTCCTGGAGGTATCAAATGCTACAGAAGAGAACCCTGTTGCAGTCATAGGACTCGTCCTCACTGAGCTTGTAGGGCGAACCAACCCTATTCTTGTGGCACACCAACCCCATGACAACTTGGACAACAATACAGCCATGTCCAGCCATATTGTCAAAGCACTGAGGCAGTACGAGCAGCATAACGAAGGGTGCGTATCCCTCCAAGCATTCACTTCCATCTCACAGTATATAACAATGCACGAGGATGTTTGCCGGGTAGCATTAGATAATAGGGTTAACCTGGTGATCCTGCCATTTCACAAGCAATGGGCAGTAGATGGCAACATTGGGGCAGTGAACCGAGCTCTCCGGTCCATGAACAAGAATGTCCTCGAAATGGCACCTTGCTCTGTTGGAATTCTCATTGACCGGGGACTGCTAGCAGGGTCGTTGTCAGTTCTAACCAGCCAGTATATATTCCATGTCGCTGTGATCTTCATTGGTGGTGCAGACGATGCAGAGGCACTAGCCTATGGTGCTCGCATGGCAAGACATCCGAGCGTGGATTTAACAGTTGCCCGGTTGCTTCTCTTTGGTGATGAAAACAGTAAAGAACGGAAGCGGGACACTGACCTGGTTGATGACTACCGGCTAGCTAATGCAGACAATGAGCGGTTTGTCGTCGTGGAAGAGGTGGTAAGAGATGGAGCAAGATTGTCTGCTGTTATCAAATCAATGGTGGATTGTTTTGATTTGATATTGGTAGGCATGCACCATCAGGACTCCCGACTTCTTTCGGGGCTTGGTGAGTGGAGTGAGTGCCCGGAGCTTGGAATCATCGGGGATATGCTTGCTTCCTCGGATTTTTATTGCTCAGTTTCTGTACTAGTGTTGCAGCAACAGAGAATAGGAGGGAAACCAGTTAGTCGGAATCAACCGGTTGACAGAGAACCGCTAATTCAGGATGCACCACCTGAGGAAACAGTAAGAGGATCCTGGACAATTACAGTTAATGAATAG